The following are encoded in a window of Primulina eburnea isolate SZY01 chromosome 4, ASM2296580v1, whole genome shotgun sequence genomic DNA:
- the LOC140829569 gene encoding uncharacterized protein has translation MGALVKHNPGSIVEWNHIDTYNPTMKILNYVFWAFRPCIDGFEHCRTVISIDGTHLYTKYKHKMLIAVGLDANNQVLPLAFSIVDEETYDSWKWFLDNLSKHVIRGARGICLISDRHRAIVSAVDNVPDFKPPRGVHRFCLRHVCSNFNNQFKNVHLKDLCWRAGTQHQIRKFDATMDALKNLNPNAYRYLCGISREKWTMAHDGGWRRGVMTTNISECLNGVLKGARRLPISVIVQLTIGRCVKYFFDRKERITYMVANNQPWPDFAFHKYEKWSIKSSNHSVSRYEISDKSASVVTRGRLGHNEHVQVVNLSTRDCSCGK, from the coding sequence ATGGGCGCCCTCGTGAAGCACAATCCAGGCTCTATCGTTGAGTGGAAccatattgatacgtataacCCAACAATGAAGATTTTGAACTATGTGTTTTGGGCATTCAGACCGTGCATAGATGGGTTTGAACATTGTCGTACGGTTATTAGCATTGACGGAACCCACTTATATACCAAGTACAAGCACAAAATGTTGATAGCAGTGGGATTGGATGCAAACAATCAGGTATTGCCATTGGCTTTTTCGATTGTTGATGAAGAGACGTACGACTCATGGAAATGGTTTCTTGATAATCTAAGCAAACATGTCATTCGTGGGGCTAGAGGTATATGTCTTATCTCTGATAGGCATCGGGCTATTGTAAGCGCCGTGGATAATGTACCAGATTTCAAACCTCCTCGTGGAGTACATCGTTTTTGTTTGCGCCATGTATGCTCAAACTTCAACAATCAGTTTAAGAATGTTCATTTGAAAGATCTTTGTTGGCGAGCGGGCACTCAACATCAGATACGTAAGTTTGATGCCACAATGGATGCACTTAAAAACCTTAACCCGAATGCATATCgatatttgtgtgggatttcACGTGAGAAGTGGACGATGGCCCATGATGGTGGATGGCGTCGTGGTGTGATGACGACAAATATATCTGAGTGTTTGAATGGTGTGTTGAAGGGTGCAAGACGTCTTCCTATTTCAGTAATTGTGCAGTTAACAATTGGACGTTGTGTAAAATATTTCTTCGATCGTAAGGAAAGAATTACCTATATGGTGGCAAACAACCAACCGTGGCCTGATTTTGCATTCCACAAATACGAGAAATGGTCAATCAAATCAAGCAATCACAGTGTTAGCAGATACGAAATCAGTGACAAATCTGCATCCGTAGTAACACGAGGACGACTAGGACATAATGAACATGTACAAGTTGTGAACTTGAGTACTCGTGATTGCTCTTGCGGAAAATAG